A single Flavobacteriales bacterium DNA region contains:
- a CDS encoding DUF547 domain-containing protein, with protein sequence MLLVSASWGTQPSANPLPTHSMWDALLKKYVSAEGKVNYQAWLPHIDPLKDYLRYIAENPPTSTWSDDEQKAYWINAYNAFTVKLILDNYPVKSINNIGTTSSKPWDIMFIEIGGQKYSLNMIEHEKLRKAFHDPRIHFALNCASKSCPPLLNAAYTANQLHAQLEEQTRAFINDKTQNLIGTDKATISKIFNWYAEDFASSGGVVSFINKYTDGGLKEGATITYQDYNWSLNE encoded by the coding sequence ATGTTGCTGGTCAGTGCTTCATGGGGCACACAGCCTTCTGCTAATCCGCTGCCAACCCATAGCATGTGGGACGCACTGCTGAAGAAGTACGTCAGCGCCGAAGGAAAAGTGAATTACCAGGCATGGTTGCCACATATCGATCCGTTAAAAGATTACTTACGATACATTGCGGAAAATCCACCGACATCAACATGGTCGGATGATGAGCAAAAGGCGTACTGGATTAACGCCTATAATGCCTTTACCGTAAAACTTATCCTGGACAATTATCCGGTCAAATCCATTAATAACATCGGAACAACATCCTCCAAACCCTGGGATATCATGTTCATTGAGATCGGTGGACAAAAATATTCGCTTAACATGATAGAGCATGAAAAGTTAAGGAAGGCCTTCCACGATCCGCGCATTCACTTCGCCCTCAACTGTGCCTCCAAATCCTGCCCACCATTACTGAACGCCGCTTATACCGCTAATCAGCTTCATGCCCAGCTTGAAGAACAGACGCGTGCATTCATCAATGATAAAACGCAGAACCTTATCGGAACCGACAAGGCAACCATTTCAAAGATATTCAATTGGTATGCCGAAGACTTTGCCAGCTCCGGAGGGGTGGTTTCCTTTATCAACAAGTATACGGATGGTGGTCTGAAAGAAGGGGCAACCATTACATATCAGGACTACAACTGGAGCCTGAATGAGTAA